A single window of Streptococcus cristatus ATCC 51100 DNA harbors:
- a CDS encoding undecaprenyl-diphosphate phosphatase, whose amino-acid sequence MFIIEILKSIIYGIVEGITEWLPISSTGHLILIQDFIKYKNENPAFMEMFNVVIQLGAILAVVVIYFDKLNPFKPGKTARQIQLTWQLWAKVVVAALPAAIIGLFLDDWFEVHFYNLVSVAIMLIIYGAAFIYLEKREQVEPTVTELSRLPYQTALYIGLFQVLSLFPGTSRSGATIVGGLLNGVSRPVVTEFTFYLGIPIMFGASGLKILKFIIKGNSLGFDQLFLLLVAMGVAFGVSLYVIRFLTDYVKNHDFTIFGKYRIGLGVLLLVYGLIKVIIG is encoded by the coding sequence ATGTTTATTATTGAAATTTTAAAGTCCATTATTTATGGAATTGTTGAAGGAATTACAGAGTGGCTACCCATTTCGAGTACTGGCCACTTGATTCTGATTCAAGATTTTATTAAGTATAAAAATGAAAATCCAGCCTTCATGGAAATGTTCAATGTTGTCATTCAACTGGGAGCCATCTTAGCGGTTGTGGTGATTTATTTTGATAAGCTCAACCCTTTTAAACCAGGGAAAACAGCTCGTCAAATTCAGCTGACCTGGCAGCTCTGGGCCAAGGTGGTCGTTGCTGCTTTGCCAGCTGCAATCATCGGTCTCTTCCTAGACGATTGGTTTGAAGTCCATTTTTATAATCTGGTATCCGTCGCAATCATGCTGATAATCTACGGGGCTGCCTTTATCTATCTGGAAAAACGAGAGCAGGTGGAACCGACTGTTACAGAATTGAGTAGACTTCCTTATCAAACAGCCCTTTATATCGGTCTTTTCCAAGTCTTGTCCCTCTTTCCAGGAACTAGCCGATCAGGTGCGACCATTGTCGGTGGTCTCTTGAATGGTGTCAGCCGACCAGTTGTGACAGAGTTTACTTTCTACTTGGGGATTCCAATCATGTTTGGTGCAAGTGGGCTGAAAATCCTGAAATTTATCATCAAGGGTAATTCTTTAGGTTTCGATCAATTATTCCTTTTATTGGTTGCTATGGGAGTGGCCTTTGGAGTCAGTCTTTATGTAATTCGCTTCCTGACAGACTATGTCAAGAATCATGACTTTACAATCTTTGGTAAATATCGGATCGGACTCGGAGTTTTGCTGTTGGTTTACGGTCTGATTAAGGTTATTATTGGCTAA
- the mecA gene encoding adaptor protein MecA, giving the protein MEVKQINDSTIKITIQLEDLEEHGMEIADFLVPQEKTEEFFYTILDELEMPESFLDSGMLSFRVTPKPDKLDVFVTRSKIDKNLNFEDLGNLPDMDELSQMSPDEFLKTLEKNIFEKSKDDLEAVKSLEAAEADQEASVDSSEDREENLDRYVYYILSFTDLQSAVSFAKTVDYPIDLSELYKYDSAYYLTILVDLEDQPALYPAWLLAKMREFAEDTDITRSVLQEHGRLLLVTEAIQQLQKVECV; this is encoded by the coding sequence ATGGAAGTGAAACAGATTAATGATTCGACGATTAAAATCACCATCCAGTTGGAAGATTTGGAAGAACACGGAATGGAAATTGCAGATTTCCTAGTTCCCCAAGAAAAAACAGAAGAATTTTTCTATACTATTTTGGATGAGTTGGAAATGCCGGAAAGCTTTTTAGACAGTGGTATGCTAAGCTTTCGAGTGACGCCTAAGCCAGACAAGCTGGATGTCTTTGTGACGAGATCCAAGATTGATAAGAATTTGAATTTTGAAGATTTGGGAAATCTACCGGATATGGATGAGCTCAGCCAGATGTCGCCAGATGAATTCTTAAAGACTTTGGAAAAAAATATCTTTGAAAAGAGTAAGGATGACCTTGAGGCGGTCAAATCTTTAGAAGCAGCAGAGGCTGATCAGGAGGCCTCTGTAGATTCTTCAGAAGATAGGGAAGAAAATCTAGACCGTTATGTCTACTATATTTTGTCATTTACTGATTTGCAGAGTGCAGTTTCTTTCGCCAAAACGGTTGACTATCCAATAGACCTATCAGAACTTTATAAATACGACTCTGCCTACTATCTGACTATTTTGGTAGATTTGGAAGATCAACCTGCTCTTTATCCAGCTTGGTTACTGGCTAAAATGCGTGAATTTGCTGAGGATACAGATATTACACGTTCTGTCCTACAAGAACACGGGCGTCTGCTTTTGGTGACAGAAGCCATCCAACAGTTGCAGAAAGTTGAATGCGTATGA
- a CDS encoding glycosyltransferase family 4 protein, giving the protein MRMIAFPLKFILVLLATFFVGVLLTPLVRLLAFKMDAVDYPNARRINKKPMPSAGGLAVVAAFTLATLVFMPQIVGVTFFEQTYFDYIWPVVLGGLIVALTGLIDDIKELSPLMKLGGIVLAACLIWWLTDFRLDDFKIPFGGPHLFFPPWLSFILTILWIVSITNAVNLMDGLDGLVSGVSIISLLTMGIVSYFFLPGHNLFLTLTILVLVASIAGFFPYNYHPAIIYGGDTGALFIGFMISVLSLQGLKNATAVAIVTPMIILGVPITDTFLAIVRRTLSGQKFYQPDRHHLHHRLLSLGLTHRGTVLVIYGISMIFSMISLLLNVSTRIGGLLLVIGLLLGVELLVELIGVLGPQRTPLLNILRFIGNSSYREEVREKRYQKKHKQE; this is encoded by the coding sequence ATGCGTATGATTGCTTTTCCATTGAAATTCATTTTGGTGCTACTAGCAACATTTTTTGTCGGAGTTTTGCTGACTCCCCTCGTTCGGCTCTTGGCTTTTAAAATGGATGCAGTCGACTATCCTAATGCTCGACGAATCAATAAAAAGCCCATGCCGAGTGCAGGCGGTTTGGCGGTTGTAGCGGCTTTTACCTTGGCAACTTTGGTCTTCATGCCGCAGATTGTTGGCGTCACTTTTTTTGAACAGACTTATTTTGACTATATTTGGCCGGTTGTGTTAGGGGGCTTGATTGTTGCCCTTACGGGGCTTATCGATGATATTAAAGAATTAAGTCCTTTGATGAAGTTAGGGGGGATTGTGCTGGCTGCCTGTCTGATTTGGTGGCTGACAGATTTCCGTTTGGATGATTTTAAGATTCCTTTTGGTGGTCCCCATCTCTTTTTCCCACCTTGGCTATCTTTTATTTTGACCATTCTCTGGATTGTCTCCATTACCAATGCGGTTAATCTCATGGATGGTTTAGACGGCCTTGTTAGCGGGGTCTCCATTATTTCCTTACTAACCATGGGCATTGTTTCCTACTTTTTCTTGCCAGGCCATAATTTATTCCTGACTTTGACAATCCTGGTCTTAGTAGCCTCTATTGCTGGCTTCTTTCCTTACAATTATCATCCAGCCATTATATATGGAGGGGATACGGGGGCTCTTTTCATCGGTTTTATGATTTCGGTCCTGTCTCTACAAGGCTTGAAAAATGCGACGGCGGTAGCGATTGTCACGCCTATGATTATCTTGGGTGTACCGATTACCGATACTTTTTTAGCAATCGTTCGTCGGACTTTGTCTGGTCAGAAATTTTACCAGCCTGACCGTCACCACCTTCATCATAGGCTCTTGTCCTTAGGGCTGACACATCGGGGAACAGTTCTGGTTATCTATGGAATTTCGATGATTTTCTCAATGATTTCTCTCCTGCTAAATGTATCGACTCGCATCGGTGGACTCCTCCTCGTGATTGGCCTTCTGCTAGGTGTCGAACTCTTGGTAGAACTAATAGGTGTTCTGGGTCCACAGAGGACGCCTCTGCTCAATATTCTGCGCTTTATCGGAAACTCTTCTTATCGAGAAGAAGTTCGAGAGAAGAGATACCAAAAGAAACATAAACAAGAATAG
- the sufD gene encoding Fe-S cluster assembly protein SufD translates to MTKELIQEFSQIHAEPVWLADLRQQAFDQIDQLDLPVIERVKFHRWNLGDGRLSDSEPLTSVPDFTALGDNLKFIQMGTQTVLEQLPADLAEQGVIFTDFHTALEEIPELVEKHFMSAVKYDEDKLAAYHTAYFNSGAVLYVPDNVEIDQPIEGIFYQDSESDVPFNKHILIIAGKHSKVNYLERLETYGEGAVPVTANITVEVIAQAGAQIKFSAIDRLGENVTAYISRRGKLDNDAMIDWAIGVMNEGNVVADFDSDLYGNGSHADMKVVALSSGKQVQGIDTRVTNYGCNSIGNILQHGVILEKGTLTFNGIGHIIKGAKGADAQQESRVLMLSDQARSDANPILLIDENDVTAGHAASIGQVDPEDMYYLMSRGLDKATAERLVVRGFLGSVIVEIPVKEVRDEMIENIDIILAKR, encoded by the coding sequence ATGACAAAAGAATTGATTCAAGAATTTTCACAAATTCACGCAGAACCAGTATGGTTGGCTGATCTCCGTCAGCAGGCCTTTGACCAGATTGATCAACTGGACTTGCCAGTCATTGAGCGGGTCAAATTTCACCGCTGGAATCTGGGAGACGGACGACTTTCTGATAGCGAGCCTTTGACCAGTGTGCCAGATTTTACGGCTCTCGGAGACAATCTCAAGTTTATCCAAATGGGAACCCAAACTGTCCTTGAGCAATTGCCAGCTGACTTGGCAGAGCAAGGTGTGATCTTCACAGATTTTCACACAGCTTTGGAAGAAATTCCAGAGCTGGTAGAGAAGCATTTCATGTCCGCAGTCAAGTATGACGAGGATAAATTAGCAGCTTACCACACGGCCTATTTCAACAGCGGTGCGGTTCTTTATGTGCCGGACAATGTTGAGATTGACCAGCCGATTGAAGGAATTTTTTATCAGGACAGCGAAAGCGATGTTCCTTTTAACAAGCATATTTTGATTATCGCAGGCAAGCATTCCAAGGTTAACTACTTGGAACGCTTGGAAACTTACGGTGAAGGAGCTGTTCCAGTAACAGCCAATATCACTGTTGAAGTCATTGCTCAGGCTGGAGCTCAGATTAAGTTTTCAGCTATTGACCGCTTGGGCGAAAATGTAACGGCTTATATCAGCCGTCGCGGTAAGCTGGACAACGATGCCATGATTGACTGGGCCATCGGCGTTATGAACGAAGGCAATGTCGTAGCTGACTTTGACAGCGACCTCTATGGTAATGGAAGCCATGCGGATATGAAAGTAGTGGCGCTCTCAAGTGGCAAGCAAGTTCAGGGAATCGATACCCGCGTAACTAACTATGGCTGCAACTCTATCGGAAATATCCTGCAACACGGGGTTATCCTGGAAAAAGGAACCTTGACCTTCAATGGTATCGGACATATTATCAAAGGCGCTAAGGGAGCAGATGCCCAGCAGGAAAGTCGGGTTCTCATGCTGTCTGACCAGGCTCGCTCAGATGCTAATCCAATCCTACTGATTGATGAGAACGATGTAACGGCTGGTCACGCGGCTTCTATCGGTCAGGTGGATCCAGAAGATATGTATTATCTCATGAGTCGGGGTCTTGATAAGGCGACGGCTGAACGCTTGGTCGTGCGCGGCTTCTTAGGTTCAGTGATTGTGGAAATCCCTGTTAAAGAAGTCCGTGATGAAATGATTGAAAATATCGATATTATTCTCGCAAAAAGATAA
- a CDS encoding cysteine desulfurase encodes MSGFNAEAIKQDFPILDQIVNDEPLVYLDNAATTQKPKQVLAAIENYYFRDNANVHRGVHTLAERATAAYEAARERVRSFINVASSKEVLFTRGTTTSLNWVAQFATERLQPGDEVMISIMEHHSNVIPWQEACRKTGAKLVYVYLKDGALDMEDFHAKLNERTKFVSLAHASNVLGIINPIKEIAQLVHQQGALLVVDGAQSIPHMKIDVQDLDVDFFAFSGHKMAGPTGIGVLYGKEELLEQMSPVEFGGEMIDFVYEQEATWKELPWKFEAGTPNMAGAIGLATAIDYLEDLGMDAIAQHEQDLIAYVFPKLQAVEGLTIYGSQDLAQRSGVIAFNLDGLHPHDVATALDYEGVAVRAGHHCAQPLLTYLQVPATVRASFYIYNTYADCDKLVDALEKTKEFFNGAF; translated from the coding sequence ATGTCTGGATTTAATGCAGAAGCAATCAAGCAAGATTTTCCCATTTTGGACCAAATTGTCAATGATGAGCCTTTGGTTTATTTGGACAATGCGGCGACAACTCAGAAACCTAAGCAGGTGCTGGCAGCTATTGAAAACTACTATTTTAGAGACAATGCTAATGTCCACCGGGGTGTGCATACGCTAGCTGAGCGGGCGACAGCAGCCTATGAAGCAGCCAGAGAAAGAGTTCGTTCTTTTATCAATGTGGCCTCTAGCAAAGAAGTACTCTTTACACGAGGAACCACGACGAGTCTCAATTGGGTGGCTCAGTTTGCGACTGAAAGGCTGCAGCCTGGTGATGAAGTGATGATCTCTATCATGGAGCACCATTCCAATGTCATTCCTTGGCAGGAAGCTTGTAGGAAGACAGGAGCCAAGTTGGTCTATGTTTATCTCAAAGATGGTGCTCTGGATATGGAGGATTTCCATGCCAAGCTCAATGAGCGGACCAAGTTTGTCTCTCTGGCTCATGCTTCTAATGTTCTCGGTATCATCAATCCCATCAAGGAAATTGCCCAGTTGGTTCATCAGCAAGGAGCGCTTTTGGTGGTGGACGGGGCTCAATCCATTCCGCACATGAAGATTGATGTACAGGATTTGGATGTGGACTTCTTCGCCTTTTCGGGGCATAAGATGGCTGGACCTACTGGTATCGGGGTTCTCTATGGCAAGGAAGAACTGCTAGAGCAGATGTCGCCAGTCGAGTTTGGCGGCGAAATGATTGATTTTGTCTATGAGCAGGAAGCGACCTGGAAGGAGCTTCCTTGGAAGTTTGAGGCCGGCACTCCGAATATGGCTGGAGCAATCGGTCTTGCGACGGCCATTGATTATTTGGAAGACTTGGGTATGGATGCCATTGCTCAGCATGAGCAGGACCTGATTGCCTACGTATTTCCTAAACTTCAGGCAGTGGAAGGCTTGACCATATATGGCTCTCAAGATTTAGCTCAGCGCTCCGGCGTGATTGCCTTTAATCTGGATGGTCTCCATCCGCATGATGTCGCGACAGCTCTGGACTACGAAGGAGTAGCTGTTCGAGCAGGTCACCATTGTGCCCAGCCTTTGCTCACCTATCTGCAGGTACCAGCGACTGTACGGGCCAGCTTTTACATCTACAATACCTATGCAGATTGTGACAAGCTGGTAGATGCTTTAGAAAAGACAAAGGAGTTTTTCAATGGCGCTTTCTAA
- the sufU gene encoding Fe-S cluster assembly sulfur transfer protein SufU, with amino-acid sequence MALSKLDSLYKAVVTDHSAHPHHHGKLEDVEQVVLNNPTCGDVISLSVKFNAENQIEDIAFVNSGCTISTASASMMTDAVLGKTKEQALELSEVFSQMVQGQEDSRQKELGDGAFLAGVAKFPQRIKCATLGWNALKRAIEEDKK; translated from the coding sequence ATGGCGCTTTCTAAGTTAGACAGTCTTTACAAGGCGGTTGTGACCGACCACTCGGCTCACCCCCATCATCATGGGAAGCTGGAAGATGTGGAGCAAGTAGTTCTCAATAACCCGACCTGTGGCGATGTTATCAGCCTGTCTGTGAAGTTTAATGCGGAAAATCAGATTGAGGATATTGCCTTTGTGAATTCAGGCTGTACTATCTCAACGGCTTCGGCCAGTATGATGACGGATGCGGTTCTGGGCAAGACAAAAGAGCAGGCCCTGGAATTATCAGAAGTTTTCTCGCAGATGGTTCAGGGCCAGGAAGACAGTCGCCAGAAAGAATTGGGAGATGGAGCCTTTTTAGCTGGCGTTGCCAAATTCCCACAGCGGATTAAGTGTGCGACCTTGGGTTGGAATGCCCTCAAGCGAGCAATTGAAGAAGATAAAAAGTAA